A region of the Cannabis sativa cultivar Pink pepper isolate KNU-18-1 chromosome 3, ASM2916894v1, whole genome shotgun sequence genome:
aaaacagtGAAATGAATTTATTAACGTGCTtatggaactatattattatatagtatgcatgtgttgtcttttttaggtgtgttctgacaggttggcgcagTATTATCActaccgggtatttcgggccaaACGGGGTTCAAGCCCGAAATACAATTGGGATTTAattattgaaattttaattattagtgAGAATAATCAGAAATTTATTAGAGTTTAAGTGAGCATGAATTGACTTAAACACCCTTGTGTGTGTATGCATGCTTTATTAaccctaggggcaaaatggtctttttgaacctttgatttatttttgttaaaatgaATTTGGGGAAgataaatattgaattttttggCTGTGTTTTTCCGAAAACCtgaaccctctctctctctctctctaaccctcttcattttcaactttaatttggAGAGAATTTGCTTGAATCTTGCTATCTTTGGAGCTTGGAATTTAAAGAAGCTCTTGCTATATTTGAGGTAGTGTTTCTATTGATTTTAATCTAGAATCCTTACTGAATTTAAGGTTGAAAAGCATGAAATTAATTGTAGTTGAACTTATGTTGTATGTTGATGTTCTTGGTTGTATGAGTGTTAATCTTAATAGAGTTTGAGTGTGATTGCTTGGCTTTGTTGTTGGAttgtttttgttgggttttggcTGTGATTTCAGGGAATTTAAGAGGGTAGAATTCATGTTTTATTGGGTGTTATGCTATTGGAAAATGTTTGGGGTTGAAGGATTTAAAGCTCAAGTTCATGAGCTTGAATTTTGTTTGTTTGAAGCTTGATTTGGGTATTGTGCAATCTGAATTTTGAGAGTTTGTTGTTGATGTTTAATGCATGAAATGGTGTTTTAAACTCTGAGTTTAATGATTGAAAACGTATGTGATGGTTCTAAgttttggtttgggtttggatgtGTTTTGGGCATAATTTTCGTGGCTGAAAACTATGAGGCTGTTTGGCTGTGTTTTCAGTTTTTAGTTttcaaaaaacagtttttaaaagtgaaaacagaaaacagttttttgtcattttaaaaactaaatggtGTTTggctaatattttttaacaacaTTTTTTAAACAACAAAAATTGAAAACATGTTTGGATAGTAAAAACAacaagtttttaaaaattactttattaaaaaaaatataaacaaaaaaaaagatgactgttattatttttttttagtgttgtgttgttttttttttaaaaaaataaatattacaaattttaatttaattcaaaaacatattaatatctaatttatttaagaaaaaaatttaaataataagtaaatataatattataatacttaaaaataattatgaaattcttaaagaattttttaatctaaaatAGATATAAAATAACCATTAGTCTAGAATATAtccttataaaaataaatttaatcttGAATGTATCATCAaacattaaaatataattgactAATTTCTATTATTATAAGCCGTCCACATAGTTTGAGCAATACGATCTCGAACACGTGCCATTACTGCAGCAGATTCATCAGACAAATTAACTTCATATCTTGACACACTGGTTTCCcatccttctttgttgtcttcACTCTCAAGTTCtttttcttcccattctctaaACATATGATCATATTGGGTGCATTGTCGAATAAAATTATGAAGTGTACAACAAGCAATTACTATTAAAGTTTGTCGACTCAATTTGTAAGGTGGCATCATCTTTAATATAGGAAAACGAGCTTTCAGCACACCAAAGCACTGTTCAATGACATTTCTAAGTGAAGAATGTCTATAATTGAATAGTTCTTTCATGCCACGCGGTCCATTACGTCCACTATTGTATTCTTGCAAATGGTATCTTTCACCACGATATGGTGGGAGAAAACCTTTTGTACATGGAAATCCAGAATCCAAAACATGATATTCACCTACAAAAGAATTCATTTTCTATAAGCACCATcactaaataataaaataataattcaattttGGTTACAAATACCTTCTTTAGGCAGTGGAAACTTATATTCAGGTGTTGTAAttgttgagttttatgccctaaataaaactcatttcaatataatcagatttacttattaatatagatcagaaataacatttaatgttgcatggttcacatgatttatttcatgattatatgtacataatgtataacttctatttaagtccagaacatatcaatttgttaatgattatattgttgtcaacacaatggaatataatcttaattatatgttcgaaagtttattccctgatttgtcagaacactggatttagactgacatggtataatcagcgataggtattcttacaccttgtataagtgttatgtcctttccaggacattggcaaagtttaccagcatcggatgtatggagtatacatcggaagggaccgatattgaactttgattagatatattagaatttaccgtaatatctattcaattcaatatcacatgttgatcctagatcaaatgatcttaatcctgatatgattaggttcaatctcaagagtgttattcgtgttctttgatttgttagttaagcctacttttgggtcagggtgatacgtacattttaggaacacggtagtgcaattgagtgggagcgctaacataaatatggaatctatagcttctatctggcgaatagaaagtaaaggatgatttccttcgagcttaaccaagcgaaaataaatggtggagatctcatttcacttagctgaaatatcatttatacagggttaagtgttttaaggataaaatacattgtagggtgttacgggaatttaatccctttacagtgtaaatcatctatatagaggatccttgatcacattagggttataacaatggataactaatgacgtgtctatatcgtggaacatatagagcgttctatatactgagagtgcaattctaagttctatgcgtggattcaacgaagaattaataagtcagtgaatttaagatataaattcttgatctacttattggaagctcggatatatagacccatggtccccatactagttgagaccatacttcttgtaagactcagttaattgattttgattaatcaattataattctaaagttagactatgtctactttgtgaattttcactaagcaagggcgaaattgtaaagaaaagagattctaggttgatttattaattaagagactttatatgtctaattaataaatatattaaatgacaatattatttgataattaatttttagttattaaataattagaattggcatttaaatggttgaatttgaaaattggcgtttttgagaaaatgagatgcaaaaatgataaaacagtaaaattgcataagtgaggcccattatccaaggcccatggccggccacacttatagggatttatcatttattttttcattattttaatgccaaataattctaacttaaacctaggtggttacctataaataggtagtgatggcttcaggaaaaagatgatacttctcattccttcacagaaatttttctagccgccaccttctctcttcttttcttctctaaattttgaaatccttgagtgaatgagtgagtgcccacacacatcaagtggtatctcaatcatagtgtgtaagactgtggaaaaccatccaacaagaaggagaatcagcatcaaaggaaggagagaaagagatccatgttcagatattgataatgctctgctacagaaaggaatcaagggctaaatatctgaacggaaggagtcattatattccgctgcactcaatgtaaggtttcctaaactttatatgtgtttatttcattgttttagaattcatattaggatgttaatgaaacatacttgttagtaaatctagatcctggtaaaatatatccaacagtaATTGCATCTATAAACACCCTGGAATCATTTTCAGTGCCCTCCCAACAAGCAGATACAAAAGTAAAGAACATGTTGAAGTTACAAGCACATAAAACATTTTGTGTTACTACATTTTTTCGACCTTTGTAACTGACTTGCTTATCTGCAGGGACACATGCACTCACTTGTGTTCCATCAATTGCACCTATACAATtctgattaaaaaaatagataaaagttaataaaaaaatacactcTAATAATGTGTGAAAGTATTATTTATCTTACACTAGATGTAGTTAAATACCTGAAACCATGGATAGTATTTCGAGGAATTGACAATACGAGAAGGTAATGGAGACTGAGTTGGACGAATGATATCTTGTCCTAATTTACATATTGCCTTCAATGTTAGACGAAAATGCTTATCAATGGTTTCAAGTGAATTTTGAAATCGATCTGCTATAAGTCTCATTTTCATATTTTGACCAACAATCATAAGAAAAATAGCAACTGACTCTTCAACTTTAACCTCTCGGGTGTCCTTAATGTATtctttttgttttaaacaagtACAAAGCTCAACAAATACATTCTTATCCATTCGTAACAATTTGCAACATGTTCTCTCATGACCACCTAATAATTGTTTCACAAAATCCTCTCCACTTAAAACAGATGTTCGTTGAGGGATTTTCTCAATAAACTTCTCATTATAATCACTTAGAAGGTATAGCATCAAAAAATCTAAAAGGTCATCGAAATCGCTATCTGTAGAAGATGAACTAGAACTAGAATCATCCATTTGATTATTCTTAGTCCTGAAAATCATATTAGCATGCAAAAAattaacttagaaaaaaaacatAACCAAAAAGAtatatagaaaagataaataatgtTTGAAATCAATAACAAAGTCATCCGGTGTTCAAATAAAGAAATAGGTACCAGTTAGCATCATCATAGCATAAAAaactataataatataaaaaaagagagagagagagagagagagagagagagagagagagagagagagaaataagtATCAATAATCATCTTAGCATAACAAACTATATAATATCAAAGCCTATCTAGCCAAGCCCTCTTTCTAGCAGTAGACATATTAATAAAAATCTCCCTCCAATCCGAATCTTTGAATTTCTCGACAGCTTTCATGTAAACATCATCATCAACTCCTTCAATTCCTTCAAGGATCTGCATGCATTTTGTGAGAGAAAATTCATCTTTTTCACTTCCTCCTACTTCTCTTTTACTCTTGTATTTTTCGGCTGTAGCTAAAGTAGCCTCAGCTCTTACTTTAGCTACCTCGGTCCATGCAACAATTGCATCACTCATTTGTTGTGATCTTTGTCTTTTCACTCGCTCTGCACTTGTTGATGTTGAATTTTTTGCTGAACgtttaaaaatataatcaacAAGAT
Encoded here:
- the LOC133035443 gene encoding uncharacterized protein LOC133035443; translation: MKELFNYRHSSLRNVIEQCFGVLKARFPILKMMPPYKLSRQTLIVIACCTLHNFIRQCTQYDHMFREWEEKELESEDNKEGWETSVSRYEVNLSDESAAVMARVRDRIAQTMWTAYNNRN